The proteins below are encoded in one region of Limnochorda pilosa:
- a CDS encoding ABC transporter permease, which produces MQATATVTGEKSAAEERSRSQFSRPARAFLRNPAAIGAVLVLLVFIAAAVFAPYVAPHDPYTMHLGATFLPVGSPDHLLGTDNFGRDILSRLIFGARISLLIGVVVVSIAALVGSVLGLLAGYYGGWVDQLVMRLVEVFYAFPFLILAIAVMAILGPSIFNVMWVLGLVSWPLYARLVRATVLALRTQEFVESARAAGAGDLRIMFRHILPNSLTPVIVTAALGIPEAILASASLGFLGLGVRPPTPEWGMMVAEGKDFMLRSPWLITGPGVCIAAVMLSFNLAGDALRDALNPRIQGQTKVEG; this is translated from the coding sequence ATGCAAGCTACGGCGACGGTAACCGGTGAGAAGAGTGCGGCGGAGGAGCGGAGTCGCTCGCAGTTCAGCCGCCCGGCGCGGGCGTTCCTGCGGAACCCTGCGGCCATAGGGGCCGTGCTGGTGCTCCTGGTCTTCATCGCCGCCGCGGTCTTCGCGCCCTACGTGGCGCCACACGACCCGTACACGATGCACCTGGGCGCTACCTTCCTGCCCGTCGGCTCGCCCGACCACCTCCTGGGCACCGACAACTTCGGACGGGACATCCTCTCCCGGCTCATCTTCGGCGCCCGCATCTCGCTCCTGATCGGCGTCGTGGTGGTGTCCATCGCCGCGTTGGTGGGGAGCGTGCTCGGGCTCCTCGCCGGCTACTACGGCGGCTGGGTCGACCAGCTTGTCATGCGGCTCGTGGAGGTCTTCTACGCGTTCCCGTTCCTGATCCTGGCCATCGCCGTGATGGCGATCCTCGGGCCGAGCATCTTCAATGTGATGTGGGTCCTGGGACTGGTGAGCTGGCCGCTCTACGCCCGCCTGGTTCGGGCTACGGTGCTCGCCCTGCGGACCCAGGAGTTCGTGGAGTCGGCCCGGGCGGCGGGGGCGGGCGACCTGCGCATCATGTTCCGCCACATCCTCCCCAACAGCTTGACCCCTGTCATCGTCACGGCGGCCCTGGGTATCCCCGAGGCGATCCTGGCGTCTGCATCCCTGGGGTTCCTGGGGCTCGGCGTCCGCCCGCCGACCCCTGAGTGGGGGATGATGGTGGCCGAGGGCAAGGACTTCATGTTGCGCTCGCCCTGGCTCATAACCGGGCCGGGCGTCTGCATCGCCGCCGTCATGCTCAGCTTCAACCTGGCGGGCGACGCGTTGCGGGACGCGCTCAATCCCCGAATTCAGGGGCAAACCAAGGTGGAAGGATGA
- a CDS encoding ABC transporter substrate-binding protein, protein MKQGPVPVGRWAFGITGTVVVLLVASVLAFGPLQAQRGASTLRIAAAAIQQLDPYKSASNDEIHAFSLVFDPLIILSKDDFRPAPHLAESWENPDDTTWIFHLRQGVHFQDGNEVFPEGEGREVTAADVVYSIDRFMKVSTAFTLGEIESVEALDRYTVQIKTKYPDPFLIVDPNRLARVVVVPHEAVEQLGEDGFAQNPIGSGPFELRTFVPDEQVVFARNEDYWLTPGVDRVEFVFIPDPTVQNIALEVGEVDVLPYVFNIDTAQQLAQNPDIELYGRGGSYRGIGFNVQKPPFDEWEVRDAVARAMDITGAFRAVVGEEFGERAYGQVPPWVGFGYDPSLADLRPYDPEGAKAQLAAAGFADTDGDGFLDRDGKPLRVDIKTIAGSQTRVLTILATQLRELGIQASVVPLDTAVWAADLQTGNSEVFFDYSFAGTTGLHALFHSSAIGRTNTHFYSNPEVDALLDEASRTLDHSERDRLWKQAQRLIMEDRAAIPLYFELGFSAVNKRVKDWVVPWGGLYLVSLENNVRIED, encoded by the coding sequence ATGAAGCAGGGACCCGTTCCCGTAGGTCGGTGGGCCTTCGGCATCACCGGGACAGTTGTCGTGTTGCTCGTCGCCAGCGTTCTTGCGTTCGGGCCGCTCCAGGCACAACGGGGTGCGAGCACCCTTCGCATCGCCGCCGCGGCGATTCAGCAGCTGGACCCCTACAAGTCGGCAAGCAACGACGAGATCCACGCCTTCAGCCTCGTCTTCGACCCGCTCATCATCCTCAGCAAGGACGACTTCCGGCCTGCTCCCCATCTGGCCGAAAGCTGGGAGAACCCCGACGACACGACGTGGATCTTCCACCTCCGGCAGGGCGTCCACTTCCAGGACGGCAACGAGGTCTTCCCCGAGGGCGAGGGGCGGGAGGTCACCGCCGCCGACGTCGTCTACTCGATCGATCGGTTCATGAAGGTGAGCACCGCCTTCACGCTGGGTGAGATCGAGTCGGTGGAGGCCCTTGACCGCTACACCGTTCAGATCAAGACCAAGTACCCGGATCCGTTCCTCATCGTGGATCCGAACAGGCTGGCACGGGTGGTGGTCGTCCCGCACGAGGCCGTAGAGCAGTTGGGTGAGGACGGTTTCGCGCAGAATCCTATCGGATCAGGTCCCTTCGAGCTTCGCACCTTCGTCCCGGACGAGCAGGTGGTCTTCGCCCGCAACGAGGACTACTGGCTCACGCCCGGCGTCGACCGGGTGGAGTTCGTCTTCATCCCCGATCCCACGGTGCAGAACATCGCCCTGGAGGTCGGAGAGGTGGACGTGCTGCCCTACGTCTTCAACATCGACACGGCGCAGCAGCTCGCGCAGAACCCGGACATTGAGCTGTACGGCCGGGGTGGGTCCTATCGGGGAATCGGCTTCAACGTTCAGAAGCCCCCATTCGACGAATGGGAAGTGCGCGACGCCGTGGCCCGGGCGATGGACATCACCGGGGCCTTCAGGGCGGTGGTCGGAGAGGAGTTCGGCGAACGGGCCTACGGTCAGGTACCGCCGTGGGTAGGCTTCGGGTACGATCCCAGCCTCGCCGACCTCCGGCCCTACGACCCGGAGGGCGCGAAAGCCCAACTGGCGGCGGCCGGCTTCGCCGATACCGATGGCGACGGCTTCCTGGACCGTGACGGCAAGCCCTTGCGCGTGGACATCAAGACCATCGCGGGGTCCCAGACGCGGGTGCTCACCATCCTTGCCACCCAGTTGAGGGAACTGGGCATTCAGGCCAGCGTGGTGCCACTGGACACGGCGGTCTGGGCTGCGGACCTGCAAACCGGCAACAGCGAGGTCTTCTTCGACTACAGCTTCGCCGGGACCACGGGACTCCACGCGCTCTTCCACAGCAGCGCCATCGGGAGGACCAACACGCACTTCTACTCCAACCCCGAGGTGGACGCCCTGCTGGACGAGGCCAGCCGCACCCTCGATCACTCGGAGCGTGATCGCCTGTGGAAGCAGGCTCAGCGCCTGATCATGGAGGATCGGGCGGCCATCCCGCTCTACTTCGAGCTGGGTTTCTCGGCGGTGAACAAGCGGGTGAAGGACTGGGTGGTCCCGTGGGGCGGGCTCTACCTGGTCTCGTTGGAAAACAACGTCCGGATCGAGGACTGA
- the nikB gene encoding nickel ABC transporter permease → MLRYVSRRLLLAVPVLLGITFIVFAMVTFAPGDAISLMLGSESANPANVERLREELGLDLPWYVQYANYMNRLLHGDLGRSITYGRPVADQIAQRFPNTLLLAVSASLFALIIGLPLGVLAASRRNTVVDYASTTGAMLGVSLPNFWLGLMLLLFFGLRLRWLPIRGIGDLSTGVWSFVSHLILPSITLGAALAALLTRLTRSSVLDVLGEDFIRTSRAKGVPGRLVLFKHALRNALLPVVTTFGMQFGALLGGAVITETIFSWPGMGMLAVNAIKQRDLPVIQGTVLVFALSFMVVTLATDLVYALINPRIRYE, encoded by the coding sequence GTGCTCCGATACGTCTCGCGGCGACTTCTGCTGGCGGTGCCCGTGCTGCTGGGCATCACGTTCATCGTCTTCGCCATGGTGACCTTCGCTCCCGGGGACGCGATCAGCCTGATGCTCGGCTCCGAGAGCGCGAATCCGGCCAACGTGGAGCGTCTCCGGGAGGAGCTGGGCCTGGACCTGCCCTGGTACGTCCAGTACGCGAACTACATGAACCGCCTTCTCCATGGAGACCTGGGGCGATCGATCACGTACGGGCGCCCGGTAGCGGACCAGATCGCGCAACGCTTCCCCAACACGCTGCTTCTGGCTGTCTCGGCGAGCCTGTTCGCACTGATCATCGGCCTCCCGCTCGGCGTCCTGGCGGCTTCCCGGCGGAACACGGTCGTTGACTACGCCTCCACGACCGGGGCGATGCTCGGCGTCTCGCTCCCCAACTTCTGGCTGGGATTGATGCTGCTGCTCTTCTTCGGTCTACGGCTCCGATGGCTGCCGATCCGGGGAATCGGGGATCTGAGCACCGGGGTGTGGAGCTTCGTCAGCCACCTGATCCTGCCCTCGATCACGCTGGGGGCCGCGCTGGCGGCGCTGCTCACCCGCTTGACTCGGTCGTCGGTCCTCGACGTGCTGGGGGAGGACTTCATCCGAACCTCCCGGGCCAAGGGAGTGCCGGGGCGCCTGGTGCTCTTCAAGCACGCGCTGCGCAACGCGTTGCTTCCGGTGGTGACCACGTTCGGCATGCAATTCGGCGCGCTGCTGGGGGGCGCGGTCATCACCGAGACCATCTTCTCCTGGCCCGGGATGGGCATGCTGGCCGTCAACGCCATCAAGCAACGGGACCTGCCGGTCATCCAGGGAACGGTGCTGGTCTTCGCCCTCAGCTTCATGGTGGTGACGCTGGCGACCGACCTGGTCTACGCGCTGATCAATCCCAGGATTCGCTACGAATGA
- a CDS encoding ABC transporter permease: MDRQAGATVSLGQVILRRLGLLVLVLAGVSVLTFLISQAIPGDPARLLAGQRASEQVLAQIRTTYGLDRPLAVQYVRYMGGLLRGDLGRSIRTGRPVAEDLARFFPATLELVATALLLAVAAGIPLGVISAARRNSWVDHLNRTVSVAGVSVPLFWLGVVVLVLFYGRLGILPGGGRLSPYGLPPPPITGILVLDAALARDGAALADALRHLVLPAGCLAFVHLGIVARQVRGSLLEVLDQDYIRTARAYGLPPRRVLYRHALRNAFIPTLTVVGLALGDLLAGAVVTESIFAWPGMGSYVVDSIAFLDFPAIMGFTLVVALGYTLINLAVDIVTILLDPRIRAMG, from the coding sequence ATGGACCGGCAGGCGGGGGCGACGGTCTCCCTGGGTCAGGTGATCCTCCGCCGCCTCGGCCTGCTGGTGCTGGTCCTGGCGGGGGTGAGCGTGCTCACCTTTCTCATCTCGCAGGCCATCCCCGGGGACCCGGCCCGCCTCCTGGCCGGGCAGCGGGCGTCGGAGCAGGTGCTGGCCCAGATCCGGACCACCTACGGCCTGGACCGGCCGCTGGCGGTCCAGTACGTACGGTACATGGGCGGGCTGCTGCGGGGCGACCTGGGCCGGTCGATCCGCACGGGGCGGCCCGTGGCCGAGGACCTGGCCCGCTTCTTCCCGGCCACCCTGGAGCTGGTGGCCACGGCCTTGTTGCTGGCCGTGGCGGCCGGCATCCCGCTGGGGGTGATCTCCGCCGCCCGGCGGAACTCGTGGGTGGATCACCTGAACCGCACCGTCTCCGTGGCGGGGGTTTCCGTGCCCCTCTTCTGGCTGGGGGTGGTGGTGCTCGTCCTCTTCTACGGGCGGCTGGGGATCCTGCCGGGGGGAGGGCGCCTTTCGCCCTACGGGCTGCCGCCCCCGCCGATCACGGGCATCCTGGTGCTGGATGCAGCCCTGGCCCGGGACGGCGCGGCCCTGGCCGATGCCCTGCGGCACCTGGTGCTGCCGGCGGGCTGTCTCGCCTTCGTGCACCTGGGGATCGTGGCCCGCCAGGTGCGGGGGAGCCTCCTCGAGGTGCTGGACCAGGACTACATCCGCACGGCCCGGGCCTACGGCCTGCCGCCCCGGCGGGTGCTCTACCGCCACGCCCTGCGGAACGCCTTCATCCCCACGCTCACCGTCGTCGGGCTCGCCCTGGGCGACCTGCTGGCGGGTGCGGTGGTGACTGAGAGCATCTTCGCCTGGCCGGGCATGGGAAGCTACGTGGTCGACTCCATCGCCTTCCTGGACTTCCCGGCCATCATGGGCTTCACGCTGGTGGTGGCCCTCGGGTACACCCTCATCAACCTGGCGGTCGACATCGTGACCATCCTGCTGGATCCGAGGATTCGGGCCATGGGGTAG
- a CDS encoding YlcI/YnfO family protein, translated as MKTLSVRLPESVHKQIRELAEREGVSMNQVITTALAEKISALMTVDYLEARARRGSRAKFERALAKVPDVPPEAHDGL; from the coding sequence ATGAAGACCTTGAGCGTGCGACTTCCGGAGTCCGTTCACAAACAGATACGGGAACTGGCGGAGCGCGAGGGCGTGTCGATGAACCAGGTTATCACCACCGCCCTGGCGGAAAAGATCTCCGCACTTATGACGGTAGATTACCTGGAAGCGCGTGCCCGGCGGGGCAGCCGAGCCAAGTTCGAGCGCGCGCTCGCCAAAGTCCCCGACGTTCCGCCGGAGGCACATGACGGACTGTAA